The Quercus lobata isolate SW786 chromosome 9, ValleyOak3.0 Primary Assembly, whole genome shotgun sequence region TTGGGTACCTGTGTTTTCAAGCAGATACATCCTGCTTTTATTGTTTGGCCAATACCTGTGACTCCATGATTGtggaaaaacaaaagggaaGAAACAAACCAGTGATTATTTTGCTTGTCTAAAAATGAAGATGAAATTAACTTTAGGCGGATAATAAAAGATTGTTATTAGactattagttaaaaaaaaaaatactagtaatTGAATACCTATAGCGCATGTTCCATACACGGGAAGTTCCTATGTCTTCCATGGCAATAGAAATACCATCTCTAGCCTCCAATTCTGGGAGATGAGTCTCCGCTTCCTTCTAAATAAATTCCAACACATATATTTAAATCACATATATGATACATCAAACATGATAAAAGAACATAAAACTATTATTTTCATCTAGTTAACGGAACAGTTCCACAACATTGATAcataagatagaaagaaagagagattaaATTACAACACATATATTTAAATCACATATACATCAAACAtgataaaaggaaataaaactACTATTTTTATCTACTTAATGGAACAGTTCCACAACATTGATAGATTAGATAAAAGATTTATATTACGTTCGCACCTTTGGCAACACAATTCTTCCAAGATTACCAACATCGCTCTGCTTCAACACTTTCTGCAGAAGAAACCTCAAGTTCTTCTCAGGTTTCCATCCctataattaatcaaataaacCCACAACACAACACATGCACCATTCATTATTGAGAGAACTAAAAAATCATTCAActatattcaaataaataaaaaccttttaTCCCATTTTAAGTGTTACAATTTATGTTTCACCAGCTTAAAAAAACACTCACTGGTCGTCTATCTGATGCGACTCTCCCTTGCAAATTCTGGACTTGCATGGCAGTCCGATCTGCTTGATGTCCGAGTGGTGCCTCTGCCGGCATCACCGGAGATGCTGAAGctgcaccaccaccaccaccagagGCCCAGTACACCCAGTTGGCCGGAATGGTCTGAGCTACAGTGGCCGTGGTGCAATTGTCATTCCCAAGCCTTGCATTTGCATGCGGATCTGTGTTCTGGTTGCATTGATTTTGCTGGTTATGTTGATTGTGATGGTGTCTATGGTGTGACAAGAACCGCCTTTGCCTCGCCATCCTCTTCTTCCTCGCTTCTTTAGTGGCTAAAGAACCTAACCTCACCAGAGTACTCTCGCCTTGCCCTTGaaaatattgatgatatggATATTGATTTCCATACCCAGAAAAAGTTTGCGGAGGTTGGTGAATAGTATTATTGTCTGGAAATGTGTTGTAATGAGACGCTGACATAGTGAACTGTGAGGATGGCCATGACTGTGAGGAGTCCAGCATGTGATACTCTGGTGGAGCTGAAGCTGGAGCTGTGTAAACTTGACTATTATTGACATTGATATTAGAACTAGCTCCATTTGTGTACGGATCAGTACCCATATACCCAACCATTGAAGGATAAGCCGCCGGAGGAGCAGTTGGCTCAGGAGCATAAGGCGGCTGAGCTGGGATCCATGTGGACTGGTTGGTGAAACaaggatttgggtttgggtttgattcaGGTGTGACAGAATTATTAGGGTTTTGGAAAGGGTCTTGGTATTGGTTGGGAAAATGTGTTGGTGCTAAGTCTTTGAAGCGCCTTTTCTGAAGATGGTTAGTCTGAACCCATTCCAGTACAAGTTTCAACAACTGTTTCATGGCTTCTTTTCCACCACCTAAGCGCTTTGCCGCACACTCT contains the following coding sequences:
- the LOC115960840 gene encoding B3 domain-containing transcription factor ABI3 isoform X1, which translates into the protein MKSMGDLHAGLRNEANPISIVFDDGVEEEEALDVDDRQIWLSDEQDHHILADVHDASSMFYTDFPPLPDFPCMSSSSSSSSTPLPLKAMSSSSSATSSTSSAASWAVLKSDAEEDVEKKNNHCHQQFQGQHDQVVDDIAPPQAELISTASMEIPQQPLDNQGLEGVDCMDVMETFGYMDLLESNDFFDPSCIFQNENNPLEDFCSQEQMSQEQHAIQEHDRLMMFQSNHNNNEEIRQEENQDPDDMASVFLDWLRTNKETVSAEDLRSVKIKKSTIECAAKRLGGGKEAMKQLLKLVLEWVQTNHLQKRRFKDLAPTHFPNQYQDPFQNPNNSVTPESNPNPNPCFTNQSTWIPAQPPYAPEPTAPPAAYPSMVGYMGTDPYTNGASSNINVNNSQVYTAPASAPPEYHMLDSSQSWPSSQFTMSASHYNTFPDNNTIHQPPQTFSGYGNQYPYHQYFQGQGESTLVRLGSLATKEARKKRMARQRRFLSHHRHHHNQHNQQNQCNQNTDPHANARLGNDNCTTATVAQTIPANWVYWASGGGGGAASASPVMPAEAPLGHQADRTAMQVQNLQGRVASDRRPGWKPEKNLRFLLQKVLKQSDVGNLGRIVLPKKEAETHLPELEARDGISIAMEDIGTSRVWNMRYSHRYWPNNKSRMYLLENTGDFVRANGLQEGDFIVIYSDVKCGKYMIRGVKVRQAGPKSESKRAGKSQRNQHATLTTPASGVNNALSSPFTYPQKTVK
- the LOC115960840 gene encoding B3 domain-containing transcription factor ABI3 isoform X2, which codes for MKSMGDLHAGLRNEANPISIVFDDGVEEEEALDVDDRQIWLSDEQDHHILADVHDASSMFYTDFPPLPDFPCMSSSSSSSSTPLPLKAMSSSSSATSSTSSAASWAVLKSDAEEDVEKKNNHCHQQFQGQHDQVVDDIAPPQAELISTASMEIPQQPLDNQGLEGVDCMDVMETFGYMDLLESNDFFDPSCIFQNENNPLEDFCSQEQMSQEQHAIQEHDRLMMFQSNHNNNEEIRQEENQDPDDMASVFLDWLRTNKETVSAEDLRSVKIKKSTIECAAKRLGGGKEAMKQLLKLVLEWVQTNHLQKRRFKDLAPTHFPNQYQDPFQNPNNSVTPESNPNPNPCFTNQSTWIPAQPPYAPEPTAPPAAYPSMVGYMGTDPYTNGASSNINVNNSQVYTAPASAPPEYHMLDSSQSWPSSQFTMSASHYNTFPDNNTIHQPPQTFSGYGNQYPYHQYFQGQGESTLVRLGSLATKEARKKRMARQRRFLSHHRHHHNQHNQQNQCNQNTDPHANARLGNDNCTTATVAQTIPANWVYWASGGGGGAASASPVMPAEAPLGHQADRTAMQVQNLQGRVASDRRPGWKPEKNLRFLLQKVLKQSDVGNLGRIVLPKKEAETHLPELEARDGISIAMEDIGTSRVWNMRYRYWPNNKSRMYLLENTGDFVRANGLQEGDFIVIYSDVKCGKYMIRGVKVRQAGPKSESKRAGKSQRNQHATLTTPASGVNNALSSPFTYPQKTVK